The nucleotide window GCCACGGGAATAGTCGCCGTCCATTGCTGCTTGAGTTCGGCGTCGTAACGCTCCACAGCGTACTGCGTGGCCGACTTATGGGCCAAAATGACAAAGCCGCCCCCGGTTACGGGGAGCATTTTGCGCATTACCCGTTGATTATAACGGTCTTCGGCCTGTTCGGGCAGGTAGCTGAACGATACTGACTTCACTTTTTGAGCTACGGCGGCCGTGGGAGCGGTCAGCAGACCGAGTGCCAGGGCCCCAACGGAGAGGAAAAATGTAAACCGCACGGAAAAAGATAGTTAAGGGTGAAAAGTTGCAATGAACAAAAAAATGTACTCTCCAAAGGTATCCAACTCCGGCTGCTTCTCGTAAAGGCCACGCTCCCCAACGGCAACCGGCCTGGGTACTCATGATTTGTTCATGCTATCATAACGTTTTGATAGTCGTTTTCAAGGTGTCGCCTTCGTAACTTTGCCGAAAATAACGGAGAGCAACATCCTTAAAGAGCCTAGGGAATATTGTAAAATTCAAATACAATGGTTTCTCTAGCTGAACAACTCACAGAAGTAAAAAAACAACTTCCTGTTCTGCTTTTTCCTCTTCTTGGCACCAAATTTGTTTTGTTGGCGCCGCCTATTGAATAGCTCCCAACACTATGAAATTTCTACTCAAATTCGTCCTGCTTTTCGCCTTAATTGTCGTTGGTAAGTTGGCTAAAGAGTCTGGTTCGCCACTTGCAACTGCTAAGCGTGTTCAGTCCGAGACGCCCGTGCAGGCAGCTTCTTTCTTTGCTCGACAGGTAAGGCTAGAGAATACACCGCATGGTGGTGGCAGCCGGCTCTGGCAAGCTACAGCCCCTACCTCCTCTTCCCGTTCCGCGGAATCATTCGAATAATATCGGCAGGCGACTTTATTAAGTCGCCTTTTTTATGCCCAGTGCAAACGTTTGAGTTCAACCATAGCCCTGCTAGCTGATCCGGCTCCAGTTGACGGCCGTAGCGGGCAAGGACTCAATATGCCGGCGGATGTTCTGGTTTTGCGGCAGGCTCAGGCCGGGGTCTTCCGCTAGCAGTTGCTGGGCCGCCGCCCGCGACTCGGTCAGGATCCGGCCGTCTTTGGCTAGGTCGGCAATGAGCAGGTCGAGCACACCACTTTGCTGGGTGCCCATCAAGTCGCCGGGGCCGCGCAGCTTCAAGTCGATGTCGGCAATTTCGAAGCCGTTGTTGGTCCGCACCATGGTTTCGATACGGATGCGGCTGTCTTTGCTGAGCTTGTAGCCGGTCATTAGGATGCAGTAGCTCTGGTCGGCGCCCCGGCCCACGCGGCCTCGCAGCTGGTGCAGCTGGGAGAGGCCGAACCGCTCGGCGCTTTCAATCACCATTACCGATGCATTGGGCACGTTTACGCCGACCTCAATTACGGTAGTAGCCACCATAATCTGGGTTTCGCGCTTCACAAAGCGCTGCATCTCGTAGTCTTTCTCCTCGGCTTTCATCCGGCCGTGCACGATGCTGATTTCAAACTCGGGAAAGGCCCGGGCTACGCTTTCGTAGCCATCGGTCAGGTCCTTGTAGTCCATTGTTTCCGATTCCTCAATCAGCGGATACACGATGTATACCTGCCGACCCAGGTTGATCTGGTCGCGCAGAAACTGGAAGACCTTCAGCCGGTTGGCATCGTAGCGGTGCACCGTCACAATAGGCTTGCGGCCGGCCGGTAGCTCATCAATCACCGATACGTCCAGGTCGCCGTAGAGCGTCATGGCTAGGGTGCGCGGAATGGGCGTTGCCGTCATCACCAGCACGTGGGGAATGACGTGGGGATTTTTCTGCCACAGCTTCGAGCGTTGAGCCACCCCAAAGCGGTGCTGCTCGTCCATAATGGTCAAACCCAGGTTTCGGAACTGCACCACATCTTCTAGCAAAGCGTGCGTTCCTACCAGCATGTGCATGGTGCCGTCGCGCAGCTGCTCGTGCAGCACGCGCCGCTCGGAGGTGCGGGTGCTGCCTGTGAGCTTGCCGAGCTTAATACCAAGCTGGTCAGCGTAGGCTTTCAGGCCCACATAGTGCTGGTCGGCCAGAATTTCGGTGGGCGCCATCAGGCAGCTCTGGGCCCCGTTGTCGGCGGCCATGAGCATGCTGATGAAGGCTACAATGGTTTTGCCCGAGCCCACGTCGCCCTGCAGCAGGCGGTTCATCTGCTTGCCAGCGCAGAAGTCCTTATAAATGTCGTGGATTACCCGCTTTTGAGCGCCGGTCAAGTCAAACGTCAGGTGGTTTTTGTAGAAGTCGACCAGCGTCGGTACTTCCTTGAAAATCTGACCGGCCAGGGTCACTTTGCGCTGGTCGCGCTGACGCAGCAGCTTGAGCTGCACATAAAACAGCTCCTCGAATTTGAGGCGAAACCGGGCGGCCTGTAGCAGCTCGGTGCTTTGCGGAAAGTGAATCTGGTGGTAAGCTTCAGCCTTGCCCATCAGGTTGTACTGCCGGATCAGGTCCGGCGACAAGGACTCCTGCACGTGGGGCAGCGCAATCTTGAGCAGGTCGCTCGTCATCCGCGCTATGGCCTTGCTATCGATGCGGTGGTAGTTCTTGAGCTTCTCAGTAGTGTTATACACCGGCTGCAGGTAGCTCTGCCCGGCCTTAGCCTCCGTTACTTCCTCCAGATCGGGGTGGGCCATTTGGGGCCGGCCGTTGAACACAGTGGGCTTACCAAAGACGATGTACTCCTGGTGGTTCTTAATCACCTTTTCCAGGTAGTTCACTCCCTTGAACCATACCAGGTCCAGCTCGGCGCTGCCATCCGACACCTTAGCTACAATCCGCTTCTTGGGTCCCTCCCCAATGACTTCGCGGTTGCGCAATACGCCCTTGACCTGCACGTAGGGCAAATCCTCGGTCAGGTCTTCAATCTTGTAAAACTGGGTGCGGTCGAGGTAGCGGAACGGGTAGCGCTGAATCAGGTCGCCGTAGGTGAAAATGTTCAGCTCCTTTTGCAGCAGGGTGGCGCGCTGGGTGCCCACGCCCCGCAGACTCTCGATTTTAGTATTAAAAAAGCTACTCATGCAGAAGCTGCTGGCTGGCGTGGCTGCTTATTAGCAAGCCGTAAGCTAGCGGAATTTCAGGGTGTTGAGCATGTGAACTACGTCCTTTTTCACGTAGTCGATGACAGGAGCCAAGGAGTCGTTGGCCGTGGCCGTGCGGAAATACAAAGCTCCGCGGAAGAAGTGCGTGGTGCTGTCGGTGGTGTAAAACTGGAACTGGCTGGGTACCTCGCCCGACAGCTCAAAAACCGCTGCCCGCAGGCCGCCAGGCATCTTGATTACACTTTCGTCAATGGCCGAAGCCTTAATCTGATGCTTGGCCGTGAGCTTGCGGGCATCTTCAAGAAGCTTATTGAATAGCTTCTTATCCTGCTTGATGGGCATGTAGGTAATCTGCACGTTGGCCTGCAGCCGGGGATAATAGATGTTAATCCAGTGGGGCTGGGCCAGATACGACGAGTCGCGCAATACTTTAGCCTGCTGCGAGTACTCGAACGTGTACGGGTGGCCCGGGCCCAACTGCTGGTAGGTGGCAGCGGGCAAGTCAATCCGGTTATAGCCCTTGGGCTTGGGCGTATAATCAGCCGGCGACGAGCAGCTGCTGAGCAGCAGGCCAAAGCCAAGAACGGTACTCAGACCACGTAGAAAGAAGGAATCGGGCATTTAGCGCAATGCAGGTTTACTGTTCAAAGGTAACCAGAATCGGCTACGCATGCAGCGGGAGAAACAGCTGCCAGGTAAGCAGCAACACTACTGGGTTTAGCAGCAACGCAAAAAGCCCCGGCGACGTGCCGAGGCTTTGCAAAAACACGCGTTTAAAGACCTTTAAAACGGCAGTTGGTCAATTTCGGGCTCCTGGCGGAAGGTCTGAGCTTCGGCGGGCTGCTCGTTGCCCTGCCCGTTGCTGCTGGCCTGACCATCACCCTGCGGCCGGCCGCCCAGCATGGATATTTCGTCTGCTACAATTTCGGTGATGTAGCGGGTTTGATTATCCTTGTCCTGGTACTGGCGGGTGCGCAGCTTGCCCTCCACGTAGATCTGCTGACCTTTCTTGAGGTACTTCTCCGCCATTTCGGCCAAACCGCGCCAGGCCGTAATATTATGCCATTCGGTCCGCTCCACGCGGTTACCGGATTTGTCTTTGTAGGAGTCATTCGTGGCCAGCGTGAAGTGAGCTACACTCGAGCCGCCTTCCAAATGCCGAACCTCGGGGTCCTTGCCCAGGTTGCCTACCAGAATTACTTTGTTGATGCCAGCCATTGCTTGGTTGTTAAGTAGTTAAGAGGGTTGGATAAAATATCTTTATCTCTTATAAAAATAGCCAATACTGATTATATAACCAAATATTTTAGCTTTTATTTCCAGGTTTTGTCAATATAATTAGCAATTAGCACGGGCTTAGGCAAATCATGCGCCTCTTCAGCTGTGAAAGGAGCCAAGCCAGAGGCGGCTAAGGAAGCCGCCGGTAAAGGTTGCTTCAGCCACACCGGATGAAACCGAGCCTCCACCTTCTGGTGACTTAGCACGTGGCGCAAAGCCAGAACAGGCTCCTCGGCCCGGTCAGTGGCAATGCTACCGCCCAGATCCGCTACCGTAGCAGCCAACTCCACCGCCGGGAGTTCCGCAGCCTCAGTTTCAGTTAGGGCAAAATCGTACAGTCCCTGCCATATATCCTTGGCGGTGCGCTTTTTCAAATACAGCGTATCGCCGTGACGCAGCACTATATAATGAAAGTAGCGGGTACGGCCCGCTTTGGCCTTGCTCTTTACTGGCAGTTCCTGCACCATGCCGTGCTGGAAAGCATAGCACTGGCTTTGCAGCGGGCAAAACAGGCAGTCAGGCTTTATGGGGGTGCATTGAATAGCTCCAAACTCCATAATGGCCTGGTTGAACTCGTCGGGGGCGGCGGCCGGAATCAGCGTATCGGCCAGCGCCTGGAACTCCTTGCGGGTGGCGGGGGCGGCAATGTCGGAGGTAATTCCAAACACGCGCGACAACACCCGGTACACGTTGCCATCGAGCACGGCTACTTTCTCGCCAAAGGCAAAAGAAGCAATAGCCGCCGCCGTGTACTGGCCCACGCCGCGCAGCTTGAGCAGGTCGAGGTAGGTGTCGGGAAACACGCCTTCGTACTCGCGCACTACCTGCTGGGCCGTGTGATGCATGTTGCGGGCCCGGGAGTAGTAGCCCAGTCCCTGCCAGTGCCTGAGTACTTCATCCTCGGGCGCGGCCGCCAGGTCCTGCACGGTGGGGTAGGTTGTGATGAAGTCCAGATAGTACGGCAGGCCCTGCTTTACCCGAGTTTGCTGCAGGATAACTTCTGAAAGCCAGATGGCATACGGGTTGCGGGTGTGACGCCAGGGCAGGTCGCGGCGGTGGCGCGGGTACCATTCCAAGAGGGCCTGGGCGAAATAGGGGTGAGCAGGGGCAAGAACGGAAAGAGGCAAAGATTTGATATATAGTGGTTTGAAGAAGAAATGGGACGCTAAATGGATTGCGGAAAAAGTATTGCAAAACCAAAAAAGGGGGCTACCTTTGTGGCCCGAATTCTTAAGCGAACAGCCTACCGGGCAAGGGCTTACGTGTTGAATCGGGAGTTTTGCCCAGCATACATTTTTCACACCTTAGTACACATACCAGCGTGACTAAAGCAGAAGTAATCGCCGAAATCGCCGACAAGACCGGCATTGAGAAGACCGACGTATCGGCTACCGTTGAAGCATTTTTCAAAGTGGTAAAGGATTCGATGGCCGATGGCAACAATATCTACGTGCGTGGCTTCGGTAGCTTCGTAAACAAGAAGCGGGCAAAGAAAGTGGCTCGTAACATCTCAAAAAACACTTCGATCATCATCGACGAGCACTTCATCCCGAGCTTCAAGCCGTCGAAGACCTTCATCGGTAAGATCAAAAACAGCAAGAAGATCAAAGAGACGGCTCAGGCCTAATTTTCTTTCTTCGTAACATTGCCGGCCGAGCCGCCGGGGATTCCAAGTTTGGGAGCCCGGCGGCCTGCTTTTTCCACATGGCTACACGTCCTTCTTCGCATCAACTTCTTGTTCTGGCCGTCGCCCTAGCGCTGGTGGCTGGCCTGTTTTTGCTGCCTAAGGGAATCGTAAAACCCAAGGAAGGCAAAAACGAGCTGAACCAGCAGACGGCGGCTCGCACCGCCAATCGCGACAACGGTGCCGCCGCTCCCTCTACTTCTTCCGTAGAAGGCGGCATGCCGGCCGGCGCTACTCCAGAGCAGCCGCATATGGCGGTAGCTCCGGAGCAACGCCGCGAAATCAGTGCCCTGCTGGCCAAGTACTCGGCCGAGCGTGACCCG belongs to Hymenobacter cellulosilyticus and includes:
- a CDS encoding single-stranded DNA-binding protein gives rise to the protein MAGINKVILVGNLGKDPEVRHLEGGSSVAHFTLATNDSYKDKSGNRVERTEWHNITAWRGLAEMAEKYLKKGQQIYVEGKLRTRQYQDKDNQTRYITEIVADEISMLGGRPQGDGQASSNGQGNEQPAEAQTFRQEPEIDQLPF
- the gldD gene encoding gliding motility lipoprotein GldD; protein product: MPDSFFLRGLSTVLGFGLLLSSCSSPADYTPKPKGYNRIDLPAATYQQLGPGHPYTFEYSQQAKVLRDSSYLAQPHWINIYYPRLQANVQITYMPIKQDKKLFNKLLEDARKLTAKHQIKASAIDESVIKMPGGLRAAVFELSGEVPSQFQFYTTDSTTHFFRGALYFRTATANDSLAPVIDYVKKDVVHMLNTLKFR
- the mutY gene encoding A/G-specific adenine glycosylase, with product MKSLPLSVLAPAHPYFAQALLEWYPRHRRDLPWRHTRNPYAIWLSEVILQQTRVKQGLPYYLDFITTYPTVQDLAAAPEDEVLRHWQGLGYYSRARNMHHTAQQVVREYEGVFPDTYLDLLKLRGVGQYTAAAIASFAFGEKVAVLDGNVYRVLSRVFGITSDIAAPATRKEFQALADTLIPAAAPDEFNQAIMEFGAIQCTPIKPDCLFCPLQSQCYAFQHGMVQELPVKSKAKAGRTRYFHYIVLRHGDTLYLKKRTAKDIWQGLYDFALTETEAAELPAVELAATVADLGGSIATDRAEEPVLALRHVLSHQKVEARFHPVWLKQPLPAASLAASGLAPFTAEEAHDLPKPVLIANYIDKTWK
- a CDS encoding HU family DNA-binding protein, with protein sequence MHFSHLSTHTSVTKAEVIAEIADKTGIEKTDVSATVEAFFKVVKDSMADGNNIYVRGFGSFVNKKRAKKVARNISKNTSIIIDEHFIPSFKPSKTFIGKIKNSKKIKETAQA
- the recG gene encoding ATP-dependent DNA helicase RecG, which encodes MSSFFNTKIESLRGVGTQRATLLQKELNIFTYGDLIQRYPFRYLDRTQFYKIEDLTEDLPYVQVKGVLRNREVIGEGPKKRIVAKVSDGSAELDLVWFKGVNYLEKVIKNHQEYIVFGKPTVFNGRPQMAHPDLEEVTEAKAGQSYLQPVYNTTEKLKNYHRIDSKAIARMTSDLLKIALPHVQESLSPDLIRQYNLMGKAEAYHQIHFPQSTELLQAARFRLKFEELFYVQLKLLRQRDQRKVTLAGQIFKEVPTLVDFYKNHLTFDLTGAQKRVIHDIYKDFCAGKQMNRLLQGDVGSGKTIVAFISMLMAADNGAQSCLMAPTEILADQHYVGLKAYADQLGIKLGKLTGSTRTSERRVLHEQLRDGTMHMLVGTHALLEDVVQFRNLGLTIMDEQHRFGVAQRSKLWQKNPHVIPHVLVMTATPIPRTLAMTLYGDLDVSVIDELPAGRKPIVTVHRYDANRLKVFQFLRDQINLGRQVYIVYPLIEESETMDYKDLTDGYESVARAFPEFEISIVHGRMKAEEKDYEMQRFVKRETQIMVATTVIEVGVNVPNASVMVIESAERFGLSQLHQLRGRVGRGADQSYCILMTGYKLSKDSRIRIETMVRTNNGFEIADIDLKLRGPGDLMGTQQSGVLDLLIADLAKDGRILTESRAAAQQLLAEDPGLSLPQNQNIRRHIESLPATAVNWSRIS